AGTTATTCTTTTCTTCTCCACAATAGCCACCTCATTCAGCTTGGGGGGATACAGAAAGTGTCTCTCCACATGCTGATCAATCTCCTTAAATGCCTGTTCTTCATTTTCAGCCGCGAGAATGACTGTCAAAGCACCTTCTGAGCTATCCACTTCGATTTTGAACAAATACATGCGTTACAGCCTCCTCACAGGTTTTAAAGTTCAGGATTTTGCAAAATCCTCAGTTAAAAAAATAGCGGATGACTCACTCGGGTCATCCGCATGATTTTACGTTTCTTCAGAGATTAGTGCCGATCTGCTATAAGTAAAAGCTCCATTATTGGGACAAACGCAATGCCAGCTCGTAGAGTTCCATATTGAATTCTTTTTTCGTGCTTACTACCTTGCCAATATCTGTAGCTACCAGTTTACCATCAATCATTCCGCAAGCCTTGTCAGATACGCCTTCGATCAATTGGCGAACAGCAAAGTCACCCAAACGGCTGGCCAGATTACGGTCAAACGCAGTTGGCGTGCCCCCACGCTGGATATGCCCAAGCACCGTAACACGCGGCTCATACGCCGGACAGTTTTCCTGAATTACTTTTGCTACATCTTCGCCTTTGCCTACACCCTCAGCAACGATAACGATACTGTGGCGTTTGCCATGCTTGAAGTTTTGTGTCATCCGATCAGCTACTTCTTGCAGGTTAAACTCTACCTCAGGCACCAAAATAGTTTCCGCGCCGGAAGCCAGCCCTGCATGCAAAGCAATATCTCCGCAATGACGTCCCATAACTTCCACAATGGAAGAACGTTCGTGGGATGACATCGTATCACGCAGCTTATTGATCGCGTCCACTACGATACTAACCGCCGTATCAAAACCAATCGTGTAGTCCGTGAAGGAAATGTCATTGTCAATCGTACCCGGAAGACACATGGTTTTAATTCCTTGCTTGGTCAGTTTGTTTGCACCTTGGTAGGAACCGTCGCCACCGATCACGACTACGCCATCAATTCCACGGTCACGCAAAATTTGCGCGCCTTTCTTTTGTCCTTCCTCAGTCGTAAACTCAAGGCAGCGTGCAGATTGGAGTACCGTACCCCCACGTTGGATAATATCTCCGACGCTTCTCAGATCCATCGGGAAAATATCATCGTTCAAAAGGCCTTGGTAGCCGCGTTGAATCCCGAACACTTCCAGTCCAAAATACAAACCGCTGCGCACAACGGCGCGAACTGCTGCGTTCATCCCTTGTGAATCTCCACCACTTGTTAATACTGCAATTTTCTTAACTGCTGTCATGAATGATGACCTCCTCAAAATAATCATATAAGCCTTCTTATCCATCGACTGTTCAATAAGAAAAACAAACGCATAAGCGGACTGTTTTTCATCAAACGTCTCGAAACAGCGCGCACATCCTGCTGCTCGCTAACTTTGGGGTCGGATAAATATAAAGCCAGCAATCCCTCGATAATCATCCGGTGAAAGGAGCTGGCAGGGACATCTGCAATATCAGCCCGCGCCCGATTCACAACGTAGGCGATCCGGTCCAGCATCATGTCGGTATCTTTATAATAGTTGCAAAAGTTCAGATCTCCGCCCTTCCGGTCTTCGTCTTGATCGATTAGATAATCCAGCAAAATATGAAGACTGCACACATGTGGAAAATACGATGCATGTATTGAGGCAGCCCCCGCATCTGTGAGATGCCGGTCGCTGGCAGCAAGAAACAGCATAAAGACCCCCAGGGTTGAGCCCGTAGCCGCAGCAAACTCGTTCCAGCGCAACTCCGGTGTACGATCCTTATGTAACGACCACCAGTCCAAAAGCGCTTGTTCCCGCAGCTCGGGTTTAATATGCTTGTATACTTGCAAATCCGTGTATAATCCCGCTAAATCCTGAACGTAAGGCATTGCCGCCTCATAGCCCGGAAGCCTGCTTACACAAGACTGACAGGTTGTCACCAGCCCGGTCAAATAACCGTCATCCTCCTGCTCCCGACGCAATTCATAATAGTTCACTGGCTTAGCCGCCGGATTAACCGCATCCAGCATAGACTGATGCAGCAGCCTGAAATCATCCGGGTCCATAGACGTACTGCGATCACACAAGTTGTCCAGGTAATCGCTAATGGTCTGGTACGCCACAATCAGCGGAATTAGCGTCTGCCGCGCAGACATATTGGCTGCGGCATAAACCGCGCCACCTATGCAGTGAAACGTCTTTTCCGCTATACTCGCAAGTGCCTGACCTCTCAGCTCGGGATCCGGGATCTGCTCCGCCTTGCTCTTCCAGCTGCTCAATTCTTGTTTTGTTTCAGGGAGAATATGCTTGTACATTCGGCTCATTAGACC
This DNA window, taken from Paenibacillus kribbensis, encodes the following:
- a CDS encoding DUF3906 family protein, with product MYLFKIEVDSSEGALTVILAAENEEQAFKEIDQHVERHFLYPPKLNEVAIVEKKRITPGTAYVIETRKG
- the pfkA gene encoding 6-phosphofructokinase; the protein is MTAVKKIAVLTSGGDSQGMNAAVRAVVRSGLYFGLEVFGIQRGYQGLLNDDIFPMDLRSVGDIIQRGGTVLQSARCLEFTTEEGQKKGAQILRDRGIDGVVVIGGDGSYQGANKLTKQGIKTMCLPGTIDNDISFTDYTIGFDTAVSIVVDAINKLRDTMSSHERSSIVEVMGRHCGDIALHAGLASGAETILVPEVEFNLQEVADRMTQNFKHGKRHSIVIVAEGVGKGEDVAKVIQENCPAYEPRVTVLGHIQRGGTPTAFDRNLASRLGDFAVRQLIEGVSDKACGMIDGKLVATDIGKVVSTKKEFNMELYELALRLSQ
- a CDS encoding tetraprenyl-beta-curcumene synthase family protein, which gives rise to MSYVEQGRYQVPRGPIGLMSRMYKHILPETKQELSSWKSKAEQIPDPELRGQALASIAEKTFHCIGGAVYAAANMSARQTLIPLIVAYQTISDYLDNLCDRSTSMDPDDFRLLHQSMLDAVNPAAKPVNYYELRREQEDDGYLTGLVTTCQSCVSRLPGYEAAMPYVQDLAGLYTDLQVYKHIKPELREQALLDWWSLHKDRTPELRWNEFAAATGSTLGVFMLFLAASDRHLTDAGAASIHASYFPHVCSLHILLDYLIDQDEDRKGGDLNFCNYYKDTDMMLDRIAYVVNRARADIADVPASSFHRMIIEGLLALYLSDPKVSEQQDVRAVSRRLMKNSPLMRLFFLLNSRWIRRLI